A stretch of DNA from Vanrija pseudolonga chromosome 6, complete sequence:
cgccgcgcgcgcccccgccgcccgagatCGAGTCGACGCTGTCCCGGCTGTCAGCCTACCGCAACGTACGCGGCGTGAtggtgctcgcgcgctcgtcgggcgcgccgggctCTGGCGGCATCGTGCAGAGCACCGGCGCCGTgttcgagggcgagagcgggCGGCGGTACGCCGGCAGTCTGGAGGCTGTGGTCAACGCGACTGCTGGTGCCGTGGCTACTGTTGATGAGGGCGTGAGTCTGCGTCGAGTGCTGTGAGAGCGCCGTGCTGACGCCGATGTGACTCTGCATTGTGCTGGACCCATCTGCTTCTGCCCCCCTTCCGCCTCCaggacgagctcaagctcatGCGGATACGCACCAAGCGGCACGAGCTCATCATCACGCCTGGTAGGTTGCGCGCCTGAAGCTTCGCTGACCCCCAGACGACCGAtacctcctcgtcgtgctgcaGGACCCGGGGCAATAATCCGTCGGCAgttgtcgtcgcgctggcATAGGGCCGGTCGACACAGCAcgcgcctccgccccgcAGATCGTGAGGAGGGAACCTTGCGTCGTAATCCCAAATACAGTTGCACCCAGggccctccctccctcgtcAACCTGAATACAACCTCTCTCCCACCAAGTCCATCACCACACTTCTAATGCCTGTACACACTGTACACCTCGTAATGATCACAtgcacgcacgcgcacgaAGGGttgcacgcggcggcgggtggagCAGAGCGGGACGGGACAGGTCCAGAAGACGGACTTTGCCGTGGTGATGATATCTTGTGTGCGGGCTGTTTTAGTGCAGCGTGCCTGGGGGCCAGTTGCTGCTGCACACACGTCGTTGAGTTTCCTTCAATTGGCCCACGTCGAGCACTCACCAACTCATCTCGTTCTCGACTTTTAGCTACAACCCAACATTCCTCGCACATCTAGACTGATTCAATTCCCCTTTCCATGTGCCCTACGTTCCAGTAAACCAAGCACCCACACGGATTCGGCCCCAGCATAGCTGCGCGCGACCTGCCaggccacctcgccgcctcgcctcgccctcctcgctcgctcgtcaaGTGGGCTACCTCTATCGCCAACGGCCTCCACCCATCTAGCAGCCCCTCCTCCCAATGGCCCCCTCCATCTCCTCCCTGACCACCCACTATGCGCTCGTCATCGACGCCGGCTCGTCCGGCTCGCGCATGCAGATCTACTCCTGGCGCGACCCGGGcctcgagcgagatgagATTGTCTCagaggtcaaggaggccaGAGCTGCAGGCGCGGGCAAGGGCAGCGGCATCGAGACCTCCAAGacttggtggtggtgggacAGCAtaaagggcaagggcaaggccagcgcggcggatatggaacgccgcgcgctccgccgcctggtccgtgtcggcaagggcgtcgagggtgaCGGCTGGGtcaagcgcgtcgagccagGTGAGTTGGAGCTGCTCTGGATGCCGCTGACATCCAAGGCATCTCGACGGTCGCGCCAGAGGATATCCCAGGATACCTCCAGCCATTGATGCAGCACGCGCTCGATCACATCCCGCCCTCACAGCTATCGTCAACGCCAATCTTcgtgctcgcgacggcgggcaTGCGACTCCTCAACCCAGAGGCTCAGAATGCGATCCTGCAAGCGACGTGCGATACACTGAAGAAGGACTACCCCTTCAAGCTAAATGAGGCGTCATCTGCCGGACCATGTGGCGACAGCGTGCGCATCATctcgggcgaggaggagggcatcTGGGGCTGGGTGGCCGTAAACTACCTCATGGACGGGTTTGGGCACGCGCCAGAACTAGCCCATGCCCAAGGAGCCGTGGGCCACGACCATCTCCTGcccctcgctccgctcgcctcggcgccgccgggaAGCAAGGACTCGGTCACCCCAGTGGACATTAGCCACCACTCGCCGACGTTTGGTTTCCTGGACATGGGCGGCGCATCGACGCAACTCGCTTTCTCACCGTCGGCGGAAGAGCTCGAGCACTCCCGCTTCCCGAAGTCGGACCTCGCGACCGTGTCGCTGCGCCTGCTCTCAGGGGAGCTCGTGGAATGGCCGGTGTTTGCAGCCTCGTGGCTCGGTTTCGGAACAAACCAGGTTCGAGGGCGGTATGTCGATGCCACTGTCGAGCAGTGGAGGACCGACTTCAAGGCAAACGGTGTGGACCCAGCAAGAACAGACCCTATCGCCGACCCATGTCTACCAACTGGGCTCATTGTGCCGTCGCCCGACCCCACCAAACACCCCGACTTTATCGGCACCGGTTCGTTCTCGGAATGTCTAACGTCATTGAAACCATTGCTGTCGCACGACAAGCCGTGTCCAGCAAAGCACTGCTTGTTTGGCGGCCTGGCGACACCCCACATCGACTTCCACCGCAGCGATCAGCGAGGGTTCATCGGCATCTCAGAGTACTGGTACACTGCGCAGCAGGTGCTAGGCCTTGGCGGTGTGTGGGACTGGGCTGAATGGGAGCGGGGAATGAGCGGGTTCTGCGCACAGAACTGGGAGGAGATTGAGACCAAGGTCAAGAGCGGGCAGGGCTGGCGCGGAGAGCAGGTGGGTAGCAACGTCCATCTCCCGCTAACATCAGATCGAAATCAACCGCCTCCAGATGCAGTGCTTCAAGGGTGCGTGGATCTCCAATGTCCTGCACGAAGGCATCGGCATCCCCCGCCTAGTCGACAAGGGAGGCAGCGATACCCTCACTGGAGGTGACCTGGGTGACaccaacgccgaggcggaaAGAAGAGCAAAGGAGAAGGGCCTGTTCAACAAACCCAAACCCCACTTCCAGTCCatggacgaggtggacgagacGGCCATCTCATGGACACTGGGCAAGGTTGTCATCGAGGCGAGCCGGTCCGTCAGCGCGCTGAGCCCGCACAACCGCTTCCAGGCGCTGCAGGCGACcgtcaccgacctcggcccagcAGTCTGGGCCTACGTCGTGGTCGCGGCCATCCTCCTCACGCTGGCCTTCAacgcggtgcggcggcgcacgcggAATACGTTCCGTTCGCGCAAGTCGAGCTCTGCTGGGCTCAACGGCCGACCTctcaccagcagcagctgggtGCCGTGGTCGAGCGGCACGGCCACGCCCGAGCTgtacgcgctcgaggagggcagcggcaaccTCGGCGCACTCGGGTTCGAGGGCAAGCCGCGCGTACCCTCCGGCTCCGGGCGACTACGCCTCTGGTCCCGCCGCTTCACGCAGATGCTGCGCCGTAGCTCCAGCTACAGCGGGCACGAGACGCCGCGCAAGCCGACAAGACACGCCAGCATGCCCGTTAGTGGCTCGTACTCGCCCGGCCTGGGGTGGGGATCGCAGCCCCCGAGTCCGCGCGAGGCGTCGGGCTCATCCTCTGCATTCTTTACCCCTGGGCTtgcgcgctcgtcgctcgcgtcaGCCTCCACGCGATCATTATCAGGCATGGAACATGCTCCGGCGTCTGGCGGCACAGCGACCCCGACCAGTCCACCACGCGCAAACGGCAGATCCAAGTCGGGCCCTGGACGACCACGCGCCGTACGCAGCACGAGCAATGGCCTGCTTGAGCCTcatggtggcggcggcggatggAACGATCCCCCAATGGCGCTCTTTACGCCAGCGCCGTCTAATCCGTACGAGAGTGCAAGCAGCGGCGATGAATACTCGACCAAGCCTGCCAGCGGCGTGCTCACGCCGACTGCTGGACCAGGAGGCGAGCACGCCCTCTCGCGCAACTCGAGCCGCGTCAACCTCACGGAGATGGGCCAGGGGCTCGCCCAGCGCACAGCCAATCGCGGCAACAACACGCCACAAAaggctggcgacggcggccctTAGGCGGACAATTTAGTATCTTGGTACCCATGGACCTTGCTTGCAGTAGACGGGGATAGGATGCATGCAAGAATTCATGTATGCGTGTATGCTTGGTATAGGTTTCACAGGTTGGAGATGGTgtcggtggcgccggcgtccatCGAGTGGACGTGCAGCTTGCCCTGCTGCTTCTTGAGCAGGAGTCGTCGAACCTAGGCGTCAGTGTGAGTTGGGTACGCTGACCTACCTCTCCCCAGACAGCCTCGCGAAGGCGAGTGACATCGTCGGTAGTCTCGGGCCGCATGCCGCTGTGTTGTCAGTTGTCGCCATCAAAAACGCACGGATAACTGACAGCAGGAAGTTGCGGCTGATCACCATTGCCTTCAGCGAAGATGACTCCTTCTGGGCGACCGGGATTGGCACAGTTTTGATGGTGTATGGGAGTCGGTCAGGAGTGTCAGTGTGTGGGATGCTGTACTGAGGCCACGCCTGGCGGATGGCCAGCCACCACATGTAGACGCCTGGAGTcagccacgccgcgcaccgcACTCACGATTGTCGAGGTCCTTGCCCTCTGGAGCATCTTGGAGGCCCGGGCCAACGACATAGACTAGCAGCTTGCCAGTGGTCAGGTCGTGGCGGGCCGCGAGCCACGTATTCTCCCGCCCCCCATGCTTCATCAGAGAGACAATGACACGCGGTGGCTCCTTGAAACGGAAAGGCTGCCACAAGCTTTCGAGgatgagcttggcgtcggaGAACTGCTTCTGGGCCGGGGTCAGGCTGGCAGAGTTGACAATACTCACCGAGTGGACAGACTTGTTGATGCCATCCGCGATGTTGGGTGGGACAAAGAGTTTGTCGCAGACGAGTGGCGGCGTCATGTTCAGCCGCCGATGGATGTTTCTGAGGGGTTAGGTGAAGAGGCGATTACTAACCCACCGCTTGAAGATCAGCATTGTGTAGACGGCGAGAGGGAATTCTTCGACCTAAAGAGTCAGCTTTGCCCACGAGACCCACTGACCTGGAAACCAAGGGCCATCCTCTCGAGTGCCCGCACAAAAGAGTCCTCCTCCCACACGAGAGCCCAGCCGTACAATCGCTGGGTAACCAGGTCCCATGGCGCCGCTGGGACAGTAGACTTCATTTGGGGCATATCCACGCTCCCGTGGAACGCATGTGACCGATAAGTGGTGGTAGGCGACATGGTCATGGAGAAGAGGTCGGCGGGCTTGACGGGAGGCGTGCTCATGGACACCATGCCTGCACTGCTGCTAGGCCTCGGTTCCGTGTTGGAGACTGATTTGGGGCCAACACTCTTTGAGGGCACTGGAGGAGGCTTTTCGGGCGTACGAACGCCAAACGTGCGTGCGTTGCTGGCTTCCGAGGGCGAACCTGAGGCGTTGTTTGTTGGCGAATGAGTCGTCCCGGTGGTTGTCTTGCTCGCAAGAGTGGTGGGCGGCTGGATCTCTATCCTAGGAGGACGGGGCATAAGGGGTGGTGTCTGATCAGGCATATCCACCTCTGAGCCCCATGTCATGGTGTCTCGCTGCTTGGGTGTAGCCTCGTTAAGGTTCACGTTAGAGGCAGCGCCACGAGGGTCGCTCTCGGGTGACACTGTGGGAGCGACGGTGTGAATCGAACCGGGCTTTGCGTACCCAAAGTCGATGGTTTCACCTGCGTACGAATACGCAGGGTACGCAGAGATGTTATTTAACGCGTTCTTCAGGACTTCCATGTCCTCGGCCGATGGACCAGTTCCAAAGATGACAGCTGCTTCGAGGGGGCCCTTGTCAGTTGACCTCTTCCCGAGCTCGGAGAAGCGGGCGTCAAAGGCTTCGAGGCGCTGGATAATTTCGTTGGCCCACGGGGGTGGACTCTGTTGCTGGAGCGTGGGTAGGGCCACTTGATCTTTGCTTACTCTGGTGCTCCTGTCGCTGGGAGTCGATGGCTCAGGAGCGGGCGCGGACTGTGGCACCGAAGGCATTTTGGCAACAATCTCGGCCTTTGATGCCTGCTTGGACAACTTGGCCGCTGCCTCAACCATTGAATGGGGGATTGTAGCCTCCTCTGTCTTTGCCCGGTGATGTTTCTTCTTCTTGATGGCCAATGGCGAGGTCATGTGAATCGGCGGAGGACTTTGCTGATTTATTAGTGGCATTCCCAAACGTCACTCacctcgccgtgctcctTGATATCCTTGAGTTCAATAACacgagcgcgtgcggcgcgcatGAGCGCCTTCTTTGCCTGCTCGCCAACCAAGTTCAACCGCGCGGCATCGAGAAGTTGACAGAGCGTCTCGTCGTGGAACGAGCTCTGCTCGACCATGTTGTGGACGTTGGTCGTGGTTGTCGGGGCGTACGACGGGGCTTTGAAAGTGGCTTCGCTGAGCACATCGGAGAAGTACGACAGTGGGGCACTCTGTTGGCGAGAATGGCTGTGTCCGGCCTTGGGAGTCTGTTGGGTAGCAGCTTGCGGCTCGTCACGACTTGGCGGGTTGACCACAATCGCGCGCTCAGACTTTTGCCTCACCCGCGGGGTCGCCTCCTCCTGTTGTAAGTCAGCATCGATCACCCGCCAACAACATCCACCCACATCCATTACAGTCTCCACATAGGCACTTTGTTGGTCCACGCGGACCTCGTTGATCTTCGCCACCTGCACTGGAGCAGCAGCGAATCTCAAGCTGTCCATGTACATTGCAGGGCTGGTCGTGTGGAAGATGAACGGCGGATCCTGTGGCactgcggcgggcggcatgCTCGTGGCCCTGTCCTCGGTGCGCTTGGGCGCGTGTGGCGTgttggccgccgaggcgatcgGCCTGCCATTCTCATGGGCAATATGTCCAAAGGAGGTGTCGGTTGAAGTCGGGAGTGTCTCAAACGTATCAGGTCGGAACGGGCTGCCGAGCTTCGCAATCGGCGCCACGGCTGGCTTGCCCTGATTCGCCACGAGCTGCGCGAAGGTGTCTGCGCGCGCCTTCTCTCTCTCCTGGGTGACGAACGCTTCTTCAATCGAGAAGGGGAACTCGCGGCGTTGTTTGTGGATCCGGGGCAAGACCACGGCAGGTGGCAGCGCGAAGGGCTGTTTCTCGAGCGTCtgggccggcggcatcgagtgtgactggcgcggcgtcgtcttctttTCCTTCGACTTGGCAGGCTGTGTGTCAGCACAGTGGTCAACACTTGTACAAACCTTTGAAGCCTTCATGAGGGGAGCTGTGTCCTGCTTAAAGGACCCCTCGGCCGGCGTCCCGCCAAACGTCCCCGGCGTGGAGGGGAAATCCCGCAGGCTGGGGAACGCCAGCATGGCCTTGTCAACGTCGGCTGCCAgtccggcgccgcggctgaGCACATCGTCCTCATGCCGGCGGGGGCTGGGAGGAACCGggtcctgctcctcgacgagcgcggcgaagGTCAGTGCAGAGGGAGGTTTGGGGACGGTAGGTAAAGGAGGTGGCGAGTAGAGTGACTGCGGGCGGGTGGGAGCTGGGCGGGTGTTAGCGAGCGAAcgagccagcgccgacgcggcacTCACGAGCGGGGTACGGCCCGACGAGGCCCATGGGCTCTTCGTATACCTGGTTCCGCAAGCCGTTGACCCAAGGCAAGACTGCGTGTGAGTGAGTtggggctggcgggctggtccttgtcctccttaCCTTTTgcctgcgtcgtcggcgtcatgtccgcagcgccgccgccatgcgcGGCATAGTtgggcaccggcgccgagctgtggCGGGATTTGGGCTTTGGCGGCATTGGAACTGTGGGCGGAGCGGTGGCGCGGGggggcacgccgccggcgccggccagcTGCTCGTTGTTGGGCGAGTATCGgcgcaccggcggcggcagggcaggcgcaggcggcagaggcgggggcgacggcgtgctcggaAACACTAGTGGGTTGTCGGGTGGTTCCACGGGGTCCGCTTTGCGCGAGGTGCGGAAGAGGTTGATTGTGTTCTTTACTATTGCTGGCATTGTAGTGGTGGAGCGAGGAAGGGAGAAGGGAGAAGAGAAGGGGCAACGGCGATGATCAGTGGGCTGGCCGGGTGGATCAAAGAGAAAAGGAAGGAAGAGACGAgtgttgacgacgacgacgacgaagagtgtcactctctctctctctctcgcaTCAGTGAGTGAGTCTGTTAATCAGCGCAGAGCGCGGCCCacagccgctgctgctggccgtcTGTGCGGCGGtccgagcgcagcggcggcgagaagcaCACTGCCTGCTGGCAACTCGGCGCAGGCCCCGCCGTGTTTGTGCACTCTGCGCACGGGCCGCTGCGGTCATGTTTGTGTCGCACCGCTGACGACATGGGACGGTGGGATCTGGCCTGGCGTGCAGCATGTGTGGTGATCGTGCGAGCGCGAAGCGTGTCGG
This window harbors:
- the Dynlrb2 gene encoding Dynein light chain roadblock-type 2, whose protein sequence is MASPDPIANGVRPRAPPSSPPLSSTAPRAPPPPEIESTLSRLSAYRNVRGVMVLARSSGAPGSGGIVQSTGAVFEGESGRRYAGSLEAVVNATAGAVATVDEGDELKLMRIRTKRHELIITPDDRYLLVVLQDPGQ
- the YND1 gene encoding Golgi apyrase; amino-acid sequence: MAPSISSLTTHYALVIDAGSSGSRMQIYSWRDPGLERDEIVSEVKEARAAGAGKGSGIETSKTWWWWDSIKGKGKASAADMERRALRRLVRVGKGVEGDGWVKRVEPGISTVAPEDIPGYLQPLMQHALDHIPPSQLSSTPIFVLATAGMRLLNPEAQNAILQATCDTLKKDYPFKLNEASSAGPCGDSVRIISGEEEGIWGWVAVNYLMDGFGHAPELAHAQGAVGHDHLLPLAPLASAPPGSKDSVTPVDISHHSPTFGFLDMGGASTQLAFSPSAEELEHSRFPKSDLATVSLRLLSGELVEWPVFAASWLGFGTNQVRGRYVDATVEQWRTDFKANGVDPARTDPIADPCLPTGLIVPSPDPTKHPDFIGTGSFSECLTSLKPLLSHDKPCPAKHCLFGGLATPHIDFHRSDQRGFIGISEYWYTAQQVLGLGGVWDWAEWERGMSGFCAQNWEEIETKVKSGQGWRGEQIEINRLQMQCFKGAWISNVLHEGIGIPRLVDKGGSDTLTGGDLGDTNAEAERRAKEKGLFNKPKPHFQSMDEVDETAISWTLGKVVIEASRSVSALSPHNRFQALQATVTDLGPAVWAYVVVAAILLTLAFNAVRRRTRNTFRSRKSSSAGLNGRPLTSSSWVPWSSGTATPELYALEEGSGNLGALGFEGKPRVPSGSGRLRLWSRRFTQMLRRSSSYSGHETPRKPTRHASMPVSGSYSPGLGWGSQPPSPREASGSSSAFFTPGLARSSLASASTRSLSGMEHAPASGGTATPTSPPRANGRSKSGPGRPRAVRSTSNGLLEPHGGGGGWNDPPMALFTPAPSNPYESASSGDEYSTKPASGVLTPTAGPGGEHALSRNSSRVNLTEMGQGLAQRTANRGNNTPQKAGDGGP